A stretch of the Ctenopharyngodon idella isolate HZGC_01 chromosome 14, HZGC01, whole genome shotgun sequence genome encodes the following:
- the si:ch211-277c7.7 gene encoding uncharacterized protein si:ch211-277c7.7 has product MATYRKLLYTPSFSSQMSQTDKTSGRTGENSKHKLCRNMNRLTEATPSPLLFTKSPEITPRFLKKMKTNHLLRFYSNMRTSQKSTVNLRESEGGKLQRAERDARRGPSSDTFGFPQRDAQAVEEMSQTKQDVLRTIKKMVEENRVIRERLLTLRQLRQSK; this is encoded by the exons ATGGCAACTTACCGTAAATTACTCTACACACCGAGCTTCAGCTCTCAGATGTCCCAAACGGACAAGACATCAGGGCGTACCGGGGAAAATAGCAAACACAAACTGTGTAGGAATATGAACAGGCTGACTGAGGCGACTCCCTCACCCTTGCTCTTCACCAAAAGTCCAGAAATAACACcacgttttttaaaaaagatgaaaaCAAACCATCTTTTGAGGTTTTACTCGAATATGAGGACCTCGCAGAAATCTACGGTTAATCTGAGGGAATCCGAAGGCGGGAAATTACAGCGCGCCGAACGTGACGCTCGTAGAG ggCCCTCATCTGATACTTTTGGATTCCCACAAAGAGATGCTCAGGCTGTGGAGGAAATG TCCCAAACAAAACAGGATGTATTGAGGACAATCAAGAAAATGGTAGAGGAGAACAGGGTCATCAGAGAGCGGTTACTCACCTTGAGGCAACTGAGGCAAAGCAAATGA
- the cpeb4a gene encoding cytoplasmic polyadenylation element-binding protein 4 isoform X4, with protein MHSLENSLIDIMRAEQDSLKGHSSLFPMEDERSYGEDERSDQSLSGLGSPHGFPHQNGERIERYSRKVFVGGLPPDIDEDEITASFRRFGHLFVDWPHKAESKSYFPPKGYAFLLFQDESSVQALIDACMEEDGKLYLCVSSPTIKDKPVQIRPWNLNDSDFVMDGSQPLDPRKTIFVGGVPRPLRAVELAMIMDRLYGGVCYAGIDTDPELKYPKGAGRVAFSNQQSYIAAISARFVQLQHGEIDKRVEVKPYVLDDQLCDECQGTRCGGKFAPFFCANVTCLQYYCEYCWAAIHSRAGREFHKPLVKEGGDRPRHISFRWN; from the exons ATGCACTCTCTAGAGAACTCTCTGATCGACATCATGAGAGCCGAGCAGGATTCTTTGAAAG GCCACTCATCATTGTTTCCCATGGAGGATGAGCGGAGTTACGGAGAGGATGAGCGGTCTGATCAGAGTCTGAGTGGACTGGGCTCACCACACGGTTTCCCTCACCAGAACGGTGAACGCATTGAGCGATATTCTCGCAAGGTCTTTGTCGGTGGTCTACCTCCAGACATAGACGAAG ACGAGATCACCGCCAGTTTCCGACGCTTTGGACATTTGTTTGTGGACTGGCCTCACAAAGCAGAAAGCAAATCTTATTTTCCACCGAAAG GTTACGCGTTCCTCCTGTTTCAAGACGAGAGCTCAGTCCAGGCACTGATTGACGCCTGTATGGAAGAGGACGGGAAGCTTTATCTCTGTGTCTCTAGCCCTACAATCAAAGACAAACCA GTCCAGATACGACCCTGGAATTTGAACGACAGTGACTTTGTGATGGATGGCTCTCAACCCCTTGACCCCAGGAAAACGATCTTTGTTGGGGGAGTTCCACGACCTCTACGAGCTG TGGAGCTCGCAATGATTATGGACAGACTGTACGGCGGGGTGTGTTATGCTGGCATTGACACTGACCCTGAGCTGAAGTATCCCAAAGGGGCTGGACGGGTGGCCTTCTCCAATCAACAGAGCTACATTGCTGCTATCAGTGCTCGCTTTGTGCAACTGCAACACGGAGAGATCGATAAACGG GTGGAAGTGAAGCCATATGTTCTGGATGACCAGCTGTGCGATGAGTGTCAGGGCACGCGTTGTGGGGGCAAGTTTGCTCCGTTCTTCTGTGCTAATGTCACTTGTCTTCAGTACTACTGTGAATACTGCTGGGCAGCCATTCACTCGCGTGCCGGACGGGAGTTTCACAAGCCTTTAGTGAAGGAGGGAGGAGACCGACCTCGTCACATCTCCTTCCGCTGGAACTGA
- the cpeb4a gene encoding cytoplasmic polyadenylation element-binding protein 4 isoform X3, with product MHSLENSLIDIMRAEQDSLKARNYGRRRGHSSLFPMEDERSYGEDERSDQSLSGLGSPHGFPHQNGERIERYSRKVFVGGLPPDIDEDEITASFRRFGHLFVDWPHKAESKSYFPPKGYAFLLFQDESSVQALIDACMEEDGKLYLCVSSPTIKDKPVQIRPWNLNDSDFVMDGSQPLDPRKTIFVGGVPRPLRAVELAMIMDRLYGGVCYAGIDTDPELKYPKGAGRVAFSNQQSYIAAISARFVQLQHGEIDKRVEVKPYVLDDQLCDECQGTRCGGKFAPFFCANVTCLQYYCEYCWAAIHSRAGREFHKPLVKEGGDRPRHISFRWN from the exons ATGCACTCTCTAGAGAACTCTCTGATCGACATCATGAGAGCCGAGCAGGATTCTTTGAAAG CAAGGAATTACGGAAGGCGACGAG GCCACTCATCATTGTTTCCCATGGAGGATGAGCGGAGTTACGGAGAGGATGAGCGGTCTGATCAGAGTCTGAGTGGACTGGGCTCACCACACGGTTTCCCTCACCAGAACGGTGAACGCATTGAGCGATATTCTCGCAAGGTCTTTGTCGGTGGTCTACCTCCAGACATAGACGAAG ACGAGATCACCGCCAGTTTCCGACGCTTTGGACATTTGTTTGTGGACTGGCCTCACAAAGCAGAAAGCAAATCTTATTTTCCACCGAAAG GTTACGCGTTCCTCCTGTTTCAAGACGAGAGCTCAGTCCAGGCACTGATTGACGCCTGTATGGAAGAGGACGGGAAGCTTTATCTCTGTGTCTCTAGCCCTACAATCAAAGACAAACCA GTCCAGATACGACCCTGGAATTTGAACGACAGTGACTTTGTGATGGATGGCTCTCAACCCCTTGACCCCAGGAAAACGATCTTTGTTGGGGGAGTTCCACGACCTCTACGAGCTG TGGAGCTCGCAATGATTATGGACAGACTGTACGGCGGGGTGTGTTATGCTGGCATTGACACTGACCCTGAGCTGAAGTATCCCAAAGGGGCTGGACGGGTGGCCTTCTCCAATCAACAGAGCTACATTGCTGCTATCAGTGCTCGCTTTGTGCAACTGCAACACGGAGAGATCGATAAACGG GTGGAAGTGAAGCCATATGTTCTGGATGACCAGCTGTGCGATGAGTGTCAGGGCACGCGTTGTGGGGGCAAGTTTGCTCCGTTCTTCTGTGCTAATGTCACTTGTCTTCAGTACTACTGTGAATACTGCTGGGCAGCCATTCACTCGCGTGCCGGACGGGAGTTTCACAAGCCTTTAGTGAAGGAGGGAGGAGACCGACCTCGTCACATCTCCTTCCGCTGGAACTGA